The nucleotide sequence GGGACAGATGGCTTGCGGACAGCCCACCGAGGCGCGCGACCTCGGCAAGTGTGAGGTCCGCCGCTCGTCGCGCCTGCCGCAGCTCTGGTCCTGTCCTCATCTTCACTCCGATTGCCGCACGTTTCTTGCGGCACGGGTACGACTCCCGAGCGTAGGCGGTTCGCGTACAGGGTGGAAGCAAGCGCTCCTGCTCGGACCCCACACCCGAAGTTCACCCAGGACGGGCCGGGGCGGCCTACGGGGACGGTACCGGGGCGGCAACCCATGATGCCGTCCCCGTTCCACTACGCCGATGGGAGACAGAAGCCATGAGACTGTTTCGCGGACCGCGCCCGACGCACCGTCCGGACTGGCGCCGGTTCTGGCGGTACTGCCGGTGCGGATTCCGATGGGTGTGCCCGGACTCTTTCGGTCCGGTACCGATGCCCTACCGACCGGCGCCCGTGCCGTCGCTGACCCGAGCCGGGTTCCGCCGGGCGGTTCGCGAGGCCGCGTCCGGCGCGGCGATCGCCCGCGAGTCGGCGGCCGTGCCGCGCGACCCGGACGGACGGCCCCGGCCGACCAACCAGCGCCTGGCGTGGAACCGCTGGCCTGCGACGATGCCTCGACTCTCGAACGGCCGCGCGGGCAACCTCACCCCTGCCCAGCGGCAGCAGCTGCGGCACGACGCCCGGACGTAGTCGTGATCGGGCCGCAGGAGCGTTGGATCCGCCACACGGGACGGCTCGCCCAGAGACGTCGCGAGTCCGGTCGGCACACCCCGGGGCGGGCCTACCACTGCGAGACCTGCTCTGCGCCGTGGCCCTGCGCACCCGCCCGGCTGGCCCTGCTGGTCGACTTCGAGGGCGACCGGGTGGGGCTGCTGGTGTACCTCGCCGGACACCTGACCCGTGCGCTTCAGGCGATGCCTGACACGCACCCCGCGCTGATCGCCGGTCAGATCCTCCACTGGTTACCTCGGCGCCGCAGGTAGCGCCAACTCATGCCGTCAGCGAGACCCCGTGCCCTGGCCGCGCCTCGTGCGGGACCGCGTTGAACTAGGCTCCGACGACATGGGGGAGGCGGACGTGACGGCGCGGGCGATGGTCGCGGACTTCTGGCTGGACCCCTCCTGCCCGTACACCTGGACGACCTCGCGCTGGCTGCTGGAGGTGGCGAAGGTCCGGCCGGTCGAGCCGCGTTGGCACCTGATGAGCCTGTCGGTGCTGAACGAGGGGCGCGACGACGATCCCGAGGGCGACCCGGAGGGTTACCTCTGGGTCCCGGTGCGGATCTGCGCGGCGGCGCGGCAGGAACATGGTCCGGCGGCGATGGCCCGACTCTACACGGCGATGTGGACGACCGCCCGGGGTGACGGGGACTGGCTCGGCGACCTGCACGTCGCGCTGGCCGCCGCCGGCCTGCCGCGCGAGTTGGCCGAGGCCGGCATGTCAACGGCGT is from Micromonospora sp. WMMD1102 and encodes:
- a CDS encoding disulfide bond formation protein DsbA, with amino-acid sequence MGEADVTARAMVADFWLDPSCPYTWTTSRWLLEVAKVRPVEPRWHLMSLSVLNEGRDDDPEGDPEGYLWVPVRICAAARQEHGPAAMARLYTAMWTTARGDGDWLGDLHVALAAAGLPRELAEAGMSTAYDDAVRASHAEAIGLVGPHVGTPIIAATGADGARVAFFGPVISRIPTGEQAGRLWDGTLLVAGVPGFHELKGAPHVAPQL